Part of the Arthrobacter globiformis genome is shown below.
GTGCCGGAGGACGTCGCCGCGGCCGTGCTGGACCGCTTCGAAGAGGTCCGGCTCGTCGACGACGCCGAATTCGCGGACATGTGGGTGCGGAGCAGGTCGCAGTCGCGCAGGCTGGCGAAGGGAGCCCTGCGCCGGGAGCTCGCGGACAAGGGCATTGACCCTGACACCGCGGCCTCGGCCCTGGAGCAGCTCAGCGACGAGGACGAAGAAGCCGCCGCGCGCCACTTGGTGGAACGCAAGCTTCGGCCGGGGACGGACCTGACTGACCGGGCGGAACGCGACAAGACCACACGGCGGCTCGCGTCCATGCTTGCCCGCAAGGGGTACCAGCCCTCGCAGGCTTTCCGGATCGTGGGGGAGGTCCTGGACGCTGCAGCCGGCGGCGCTGCATCCGACGAGGACACTTACGAGGCCGCCGCTCACTGGGAGTGAGCGCAGCCGGTACCCTTAGTGGGTGAGTCTGACCTATCCTTCCCCCGCAACCGGCACCGAAAACGACCCGACTGGTGACGCCGCTGTGCCCCGCACCTACCAGGTGCGCACCTTCGGCTGCCAGATGAACGTTCACGACTCCGAGCGCATGGCGGGCATGCTGGAAGCCGCCGGTTATGTACCGGCGGACGGTGCCCAGGCTGACGTTGTCGTCTTCAACACCTGCGCTGTGCGGGAAAACGCCGACAACAAGCTCTACGGCAACCTCGGCCAGTTGGCCCCCATCAAGGCAGCCAACCCGGGGATGCAGATCGCCGTCGGCGGCTGCCTCGCCCAGAAGGACCGCGAAACCATCCTGAAGAAGGCGCCCTGGGTCGATGCCGTCTTCGGCACGCACAATGTCGGCGCCCTGCCTGCACTTTTGGACCGGGCGCGCCACAACAACGAGGCGCAGCTGGAAATCCTCGAGTCGCTGGACGTCTTCCCATCCACGCTGCCCACCAAGCGCGACTCTGTCTATTCGGGTTGGGTGTCCATTTCGGTCGGCTGCAACAACACCTGCACCTTCTGCATCGTCCCAGCCCTGCGGGGCAAGGAAAAGGACCGCCGGCCGGGGGAGATCCTTGCCGAGGTCCAGGCGCTGGTGGACGACGGCGCCATCGAAGTGACGCTCCTGGGCCAGAACGTGAACTCGTACGGGGTGGAGTTCGGAGACCGCCAGGCCTTCTCCAAGCTGCTGCGCGCCTGCGGCGAGATCCCGGGCCTGGAACGGGTACGTTTCACGAGCCCCCACCCGGCCGCGTTCACCGATGACGTCATTGACGCCATGGCCGAGACGCCCAACGTCATGCCGCAACTGCACATGCCTCTCCAGTCGGGATCGGACAAGGTCCTGCGTGACATGAAGCGTTCCTACCGGTCGGCGAAGTTCCTCGGGATCCTGGACAAGGTCCGCGCCAAGATGCCGCATGCGGCGATTTCCACGGACATCATCGTCGGTTTCCCGGGGGAGACGGAGGAGGATTTCCAGGCGACCCTGGACGTCGTCGAAAAGTCACGGTTCGCCACGGCCTTCACCTTCCAGTATTCCAAGCGGCCTGGCACGCCCGCCGCGGACCTGCCGGACCAGCTGCCCAAGGCGGTGGTGCAGGAACGTTTTGAGCGACTCACTGCGCTCCAGGACCGCATCGCGGCGGAAGAGAACGCCAAGCAGCTGGGACGCCGTGTCGAGGTCATGGTCACCGCCCAGTCCGGCCGGAAGTCCGAGGAAACCCACCGCCTCTCAGGCCGTTCGCAGGACCAGCGCCTTGTCCACTTCACGGTTCCCGAGGGCGCACCTGCCCCGCGTCCCGGAGACCTGGTGACAGTGACCATTACGGCAGCGGCCGCCTTCCACCTGGTCGCCGATCCGGCCACCGCAGCCGACTACTCCCTGCGCCGGTCCCGTGCCGGCGATGCCTGGGACAGGGCGCAGGCCGACTCCTGCGGCGTGCCGGCGCCTGGCGCAGCGGGGGCTGCGGGCAGGACCGGCGTGTCGCTTGGCATGCCGTCACTCCCGGTGCGGAGCCGCTGACCCGGTGGCGGGCCAACCCCCCGTCATAGCGGTTGTCGGCCCCACCGGTTCGGGCAAGTCCGACCTCGCCGTCGATCTTGCCCTGGCCCTGGACGGCGAGGTGATCAACGCCGACGCCATGCAGTTCTACCGTGGCATGGACATCGGCACCGCCAAGGTCACCGAGGCCGAACAACGGGGCGTCCGGCATCACCTGCTGGACATTTTGGACGTGACGCAGGAGGCGTCGGTATCCGACTTCCAGCAGCAGGCACGGGACTGCATCGCGGACATCCACCGCCGCGGCAAGCGCGCCATCCTTGCCGGCGGGTCCGGCCTGTATGTTCGCGCCGCCCTCGATGTGCTGGACTTCCCGGGAACCGATCCGGAAATCCGCACCCGGCTCGAACAGGAGAACGCCGCCGAAGGGACTGCGGTGCTGCTGGACCGCCTCCGGGCCGTGGATCCCGTCTCCGCCGGGCGCCTCGGCGACGCCCGCCGCATCATCCGCGCGCTGGAGGTGTTCGAACTGACGGGACGCCCGTTCAGCTCCTTCATGCCAACCCGCGAGTACCATCAGCCGGCCATCCAGATCGGGCTGGAGGTTGACCGCGAGCAGTTACGGGACCGGCTCGCTGTCCGCGTCCATCGGATGGTGGAGCGGGGGCTGCTGGCGGAAGTCGAAGGGCTGGACGCCCAGGGCCTTCGCCGCGGCAAGACCGCACCCCGCGCACTGGGCTA
Proteins encoded:
- a CDS encoding regulatory protein RecX, coding for MARAIVLRQLTASPKSRLQLERKLAERNVPEDVAAAVLDRFEEVRLVDDAEFADMWVRSRSQSRRLAKGALRRELADKGIDPDTAASALEQLSDEDEEAAARHLVERKLRPGTDLTDRAERDKTTRRLASMLARKGYQPSQAFRIVGEVLDAAAGGAASDEDTYEAAAHWE
- the miaB gene encoding tRNA (N6-isopentenyl adenosine(37)-C2)-methylthiotransferase MiaB; translation: MSLTYPSPATGTENDPTGDAAVPRTYQVRTFGCQMNVHDSERMAGMLEAAGYVPADGAQADVVVFNTCAVRENADNKLYGNLGQLAPIKAANPGMQIAVGGCLAQKDRETILKKAPWVDAVFGTHNVGALPALLDRARHNNEAQLEILESLDVFPSTLPTKRDSVYSGWVSISVGCNNTCTFCIVPALRGKEKDRRPGEILAEVQALVDDGAIEVTLLGQNVNSYGVEFGDRQAFSKLLRACGEIPGLERVRFTSPHPAAFTDDVIDAMAETPNVMPQLHMPLQSGSDKVLRDMKRSYRSAKFLGILDKVRAKMPHAAISTDIIVGFPGETEEDFQATLDVVEKSRFATAFTFQYSKRPGTPAADLPDQLPKAVVQERFERLTALQDRIAAEENAKQLGRRVEVMVTAQSGRKSEETHRLSGRSQDQRLVHFTVPEGAPAPRPGDLVTVTITAAAAFHLVADPATAADYSLRRSRAGDAWDRAQADSCGVPAPGAAGAAGRTGVSLGMPSLPVRSR
- the miaA gene encoding tRNA (adenosine(37)-N6)-dimethylallyltransferase MiaA; the encoded protein is MAGQPPVIAVVGPTGSGKSDLAVDLALALDGEVINADAMQFYRGMDIGTAKVTEAEQRGVRHHLLDILDVTQEASVSDFQQQARDCIADIHRRGKRAILAGGSGLYVRAALDVLDFPGTDPEIRTRLEQENAAEGTAVLLDRLRAVDPVSAGRLGDARRIIRALEVFELTGRPFSSFMPTREYHQPAIQIGLEVDREQLRDRLAVRVHRMVERGLLAEVEGLDAQGLRRGKTAPRALGYAQFLKVLDGEADVAQAAEETIVATRQFARRQLTWFRADPRISWLDWQDPGLAAKAAGLCR